In the Streptomyces cinnamoneus genome, TCGCGCTGCCAGGGCCGGGTACGGGCCTGGTCGGCGTACCCTCCCCACAGGTCGACGACGAGTTCGCCGTCGAGGTAGACCGCCACCGAGGCACCTACATCCGCCCCGCTCTGTAGGGAGTTGGCGAACGCTTCCCGTACTGCGCTGAACTGGTCGCTGCAATTTCCTTGAATTTCCATGTCGAAAAGACCTCCGATTTCAGTGTGTCGTTATCGGGCGGCTAAGGCGGGCGGCGAGTTCATGGATCTGAGGTGAAGTGTTCGCCTTGGCGGCTTTGCATAGGAACTCGATCTCGCCAGACAGGTCAGCACCCCCGTGGAGTGGGACGGCCAGATCGCCGCGCAACCGGGGTGCACCGCCTGCCTTGGCATATCGCGCTATATGTAACCAGCATGCGGTCACACTGGGTTCGATATCGGCGGGGCGAGCTTTCGTGTTCGAGGTGGGCTTGAACGTCGTCCAATACCGCTTGGGGGATGTAGGCGCGCAGGTCGAGAATTGCGTCACGGATCTCGATCACTGTCCGGTGGAGGCGCAAGTCCAGAGGGTCGGAACGTCGGAAGAGGCCGAGGCCACGTGGGCGAGTCTGTGACAGGCTGACGTCGGGCACCGCGTCGACCAGGTCACGCCAGAGCGGGGGAACGCGGATCGCGCTGGCGCCAGGAAGACCCGTGCTCGCGCAATGCGGGCGGGGCTGGTGACTCTGCCCAGCGGCGTGGGAGAGGCAGCCTGAGCAAGTCCCTCCTGTATGCAGGACGGGCCGCTTGGCCCGCCAGCAGGGCCAGCTCCATCGCCATGGCTGTGTCTGCCCGTTGGTCCGCAGTGGTGCAGAGCGCTGGCCTGGCCGACAGTCAGCTGCCCTCGGCCCAGGCACCATGCGCAGCCAGTGCCGTGTCGTGGCCAAGGGACTGGGGCAGTACGAGCTGGTCAATACCGGAAGCTCGACTGTTCCATCCCGATACAGATCATCACTGGCCTAATGTTTTCCCCGCCATCCACCGGGTGCAGTTCGAGGTTGAGGTCCCGAACTGCAGCGATGGACCACACCATGTCCTCGGGAAAGTTCATGGCTCTGGCTTCTTCCTGGGCCTCGAACAACGGGCTGACTGAGTCCCACTCGCCGGATGGTTCAAACCGGCACCTGAACCATGGCTGGTCAACCTCCAGGAGGAAGAGGGTGCCGACGAGCGTGGCTCCATGCTTTACCTGCCAAGCTGCTTCCTGTTGCTCCTTGCGCTGCGTTCGTCGCCACACACTCATCGACGCCCTTTCCACCTACAGTCGCGTCTGATGTCTCGCCAAGAAATAATCTTCACCCATACAGGACGTTACCTCGCGTCGGCCGCAGACTCCGCTGGAAGAACTTCCACAGCCACCCGCACGTTGCTCCCACTACCTCACGTGCGTCAGCCAAGGCCCGCGCAGAGTAGGGGCGGTCGTCGCCGCCCCCTCCCTCACCGCGATGAAGTGCGCTCCTCCGGCTTGACTACGGGCGCCGGCCTCGTGGCCGCTCCCCCCGCGACCTTCCCCCGCCCCCGCAGTGCCGCCCAGCCAACCGCTAGCAGCGCCACCCATACCCCCATCACGTACAGCGCCACCCGTGTCTCCCGTTCCCAGCCGATCAGCACCGTCACGAACGCGAAGCTCGCGAGGGCCAGCCAGTTGGTGTACGGGGCTCCCGGCATGCGGTACGGGGAGGCCGGGACCTGGCCTGCTGTTGCTGCTCGGCGGTAGCGCATGTGGGTGACCAGGATGATGCTCCAGACCAGGATCGCGCCGCCCGTCGAGACGCTCGTGATGTACGTGAACGCGTGTTCCGGGTCCAGTGCGTTGATGCCCACACCCGCCGCCATCACCACCGCCGAGACCGCCACCGCCGTCCTCGGCACGCCCCGGCCCGTGAGGCGGGCCAGGGCCTTCGGCCCGTCGCCGTTGAGGCCCACCGTGCGCAGCATCCGGGCCGTCGCGTAGAGGCCGCCCGCGTTGCAGGAGGACAGGGCCGAGGTGAGCACCACGAAGTTGACGATGCCCGCCGCCGCCGGGATGCCGATCTTGGCGAACGCCGCCACGAACGGGCTGGTTCCCGGGCGGAACTCGCTCCAGCTGACCACCGACAGGATGACCACGAGGGCGCCCAGGTAGAAGAGGGCGAACCGCAGCGGGAGGCTGTTGATGGCCCGGGGGATGTTCTTCTCGGGGTCCTTGGTCTCGCCGGCCGTGACGCCCACGAGCTCCACCCCCAGGTACGCGAAGAGCACGATCTGCAGTGTCATCAGCGAGTCGCCCACGCCGTGGGGCGCGATGCCCCCGTCCGCCCACAGATGGCTGACGGAGGCGGTGTCGCCCGCGTCGCCGAAGCCCAGGATGAGCACGCCCACCCCGATCAGGATCATGCCGAGGATCGCGGTGACCTTGATCATGGCGAACCAGAACTCCAGCTCGCCGAAGATCTTCACCGAGATCAGGTTGGCGCAGGTGAGGACCACCAGGGCGATCAGGGCCGTCTTCCACTGCGCGAAGTCCGGGGCCCAGTAGCGGACGAACGTGCCGGCCGCGGTGATCTCGGCCATGCCCGTGGTCACCCACATGATCCAGTACGTCCAGGCCGTGGCGTAGCCCCAGAACGGGCCGAGGAATTCGCGTGCGTAGTCGGCGAAGCTTCCGGAGGCGGGGCGGTACATCAGCAGTTCGCCCAGGGCCCGCACGACGAGGAAGAGCACGGCGCCCGCGACGGCGTACCAGAGGATCAGGCTGGGGCCCGCCTGGGAAATGGCCGTGCCCGCGCCGAGGAAGAGGCCCGTGCCGATGGTTCCGCCGATGGCGATCATCTGTGTCTGGCGGGTGCCGAGACTGCGCTTGTAGCCGCCCTCGGTGGGTGCGGTCTCCGGTGGTGTCATGCTTCCCGATTCCTTTTCGCAAGCGGTCACAAATAAGGTCACAAGTGAGGTCACCATTTCGGCCACACGTGTGGTCCCAAGTGGGTCATCAGTGGGGTCACCCGTGGACGGGGTGCGCGTGAAGGGAATGGGCCGGAATTCGGTTGCGCACTCGCCGTCGCGCCCCGTGGCGGTCCGGTCGGGGCGCGGAGTATTCCGTTTCCCTCCCTCCCCTCCGGTCCCGTTCAGCGATGCTGTCAATCTTGATCGCGTATCGTCAAGGCGCTAACGCCTGTGGCGTGTTGTGGCGTGAGTGCCCACAGGGGTCGGCTGGGGCACCGTCGGAGTGCGTCAGTTGAATGTTGGCCCATAACCAGCCGCCCAGGGTGCGGAGTTGGAGATTTCGCTGCTCGGGCCGGTCGTGTCGATCGGACGGCCGGGTGCGATTTTCGGTCACCCTGTGGGAATTGAGTCACCAGCCCGTGCGAGTGCCCACGCCGCCGTGTCATCGTTACCGGGAGGGCCCACCCGGCCCCTTGACGCGTCTGATAGCCATTGACAGCATCCTCGAAGTGCGCACCGGAAACCGGCCACGCACATTCCACTCCGCCCAGCGGATTTCCCCGCCGCCCGTGGCGTTCCCCGTTCACGGGGCGGGCCGGTCCGACTCAGCCAGGAACCATTTGCAGCAAGTGCTCCGACGGAGGCGTTGTGAAAATGCCGTTGCCAGGTGAAGCATCAGCGATGGATTCAGTGGATTTCCAGAACGTACGGCTCTTGGACGTCACGTTGCGGGACGGCGGTTACGTCAACCGGCACTCCTGGGCGGCCGATCAGGCCGAGCGGGTGGTCCGGTCCGTCGTCCGGGCCGGCGTCGAGCGCGTCGAGGTGGGGTACTTCCGCCCCCGCCGGCATGACGCCGACGGGGCGACGGCCCCCACGGCCTCGTGCCCGTCCGGCTTCCTCGCGCGGCTCCGGCGCGCGGCGCCCCGCGCCCGCCTGGCCGTCATGGTGCGCCCCGGCGACACCGCCCCGGAGGACTACGCCGCCCTGCCCGCCCTCGGCGTGACCACCGTCCGCTTCCCGGTGGGGCCGCGGAACCTCGCCGCGACCCGGCCCCACATCGAGGCCGTCAAGGCGGCCGGCATGGCGGTGGGCCTCAACGTCATACGGGTCAGTGAACTGCCGCCCGCGGAGGTCGTGCGGATCGCCGAGCGGGCCGAGGGCGACGGCGCCGACGTGTTCTACCTCGCCGATTCCAACGGAAGCCTCTTCCCGGAGGACGTCGCCCGCCTCGTCGGCGAGATCCGCGGGCACCTCGCCATCCCCCTCGGTTTCCACGCCCACGACGGCCTGCACCTGGCCTTCGGCAACGCGCTCGCGGCCCTGCGCGAGGGATGCGCCTACCTGGACGCCTCCCTGGGCGGGATGGGCAAGGGCGGGGGCAACCTCCGGCTCGACCTGATCGCCGGCTACCTGCGTTCCCGCGGGGTGCGGAGCCTGGACATCGCCCCCCTCGCCCGGGCGGCGGCCGACGTCCTCGAACCCTGGAAGACGCGGGACTTCACGGCGGAAGCCGAGTCCATCGTCTCCGGCCTGCTCAACCTGAATCTCGACGAGATCTCCGCGGCCCGCGAGCGGAACGACGGCCGCGACCTGGTTTCCCTGCTCAACCGGTGAACACGCCACCCACACGTCCGAGGTGAGAAACAGGAATGTCGGAATTCGTCGCCGAACTCGACCGGATGATCGTCGAGCGGAAGAAGATGACCAGCCCCCTCTACCAGACCATCGTGTCCGGCAAGGCCACCGCGCGCCTGCTGCGGACCTTCGTCGTCCAGCGCTGGCCGATCAAGAACCTCTGGACCCGGAACATCCTCGGCATAGCCTCCCGCGTCGACGACCACCGGCTGCGGTCGCTGCTCGTGGAGAACATCTACGAGGAGGAGACCGGCGCCCTCTCCGGCTCGCGCCGCCACCTGGAGACGTTCGCCGACTTCGGCCGCGCGGTCGGCGTCACGCGCGAGGAACTGGAGGACACCGAGCCCTTCCCCGAGACCACCGCCGTGGTCGAGCACAACATCGGCGTCTGCAACGACTCCGAGGTCCACTTCACCGCGGGCGTGGCCTCCGTGCTGCTGCTCATGGAGGGCCAGCCGCCGATCGTGAACGCGAGCGGGAGCAGCATGCTGACCGTCATGCGCGACGCGTACCGGCTGCCCGACTGGGGCTACGAGTTCTTCGTCCACCACGCGTCGGCGAACGAGGAGGCCGACGCCGTGAGCGAGCTGGAGGACGAGCACGCGGCCGCCGCCCGGGAACTCCTCGTCCGCTACTGCGACACCGACGAACTGCGGGCCGGGGCGAAGAAGCACCTCGCCAGGGCCCTCGACCTGCGGCACCAGCACTTCGACGCGATCCTGCGTGAGGCGTACTCCGCAGACGAGCCCGTCTTCCGCCACCAGGGAGCGTGACGTGACCGCGAGTCCCCCCGCAGCCTCGCCCGTCACCTGGGCCTACCACGACGGCGGCTGGACCGACGTCGCCGCCGCGAGCGTCCCCGTGGGGAGCCTCGCGATGCGCTACGCCCTGTCCGTCTTCGAGGGCGTCAGGATGTACCGCCAGCACGGGGCCGGCGGGGTCGTGCCCTTCCTCCTCGACGCGCACGTCCGGCGGCTGGGGGACTCGTTG is a window encoding:
- a CDS encoding pyruvate carboxyltransferase — translated: MDSVDFQNVRLLDVTLRDGGYVNRHSWAADQAERVVRSVVRAGVERVEVGYFRPRRHDADGATAPTASCPSGFLARLRRAAPRARLAVMVRPGDTAPEDYAALPALGVTTVRFPVGPRNLAATRPHIEAVKAAGMAVGLNVIRVSELPPAEVVRIAERAEGDGADVFYLADSNGSLFPEDVARLVGEIRGHLAIPLGFHAHDGLHLAFGNALAALREGCAYLDASLGGMGKGGGNLRLDLIAGYLRSRGVRSLDIAPLARAAADVLEPWKTRDFTAEAESIVSGLLNLNLDEISAARERNDGRDLVSLLNR
- a CDS encoding amino acid permease, with amino-acid sequence MTPPETAPTEGGYKRSLGTRQTQMIAIGGTIGTGLFLGAGTAISQAGPSLILWYAVAGAVLFLVVRALGELLMYRPASGSFADYAREFLGPFWGYATAWTYWIMWVTTGMAEITAAGTFVRYWAPDFAQWKTALIALVVLTCANLISVKIFGELEFWFAMIKVTAILGMILIGVGVLILGFGDAGDTASVSHLWADGGIAPHGVGDSLMTLQIVLFAYLGVELVGVTAGETKDPEKNIPRAINSLPLRFALFYLGALVVILSVVSWSEFRPGTSPFVAAFAKIGIPAAAGIVNFVVLTSALSSCNAGGLYATARMLRTVGLNGDGPKALARLTGRGVPRTAVAVSAVVMAAGVGINALDPEHAFTYITSVSTGGAILVWSIILVTHMRYRRAATAGQVPASPYRMPGAPYTNWLALASFAFVTVLIGWERETRVALYVMGVWVALLAVGWAALRGRGKVAGGAATRPAPVVKPEERTSSR
- a CDS encoding TenA family transcriptional regulator; this translates as MSEFVAELDRMIVERKKMTSPLYQTIVSGKATARLLRTFVVQRWPIKNLWTRNILGIASRVDDHRLRSLLVENIYEEETGALSGSRRHLETFADFGRAVGVTREELEDTEPFPETTAVVEHNIGVCNDSEVHFTAGVASVLLLMEGQPPIVNASGSSMLTVMRDAYRLPDWGYEFFVHHASANEEADAVSELEDEHAAAARELLVRYCDTDELRAGAKKHLARALDLRHQHFDAILREAYSADEPVFRHQGA
- a CDS encoding DUF6545 domain-containing protein; translated protein: MVPGPRAADCRPGQRSAPLRTNGQTQPWRWSWPCWRAKRPVLHTGGTCSGCLSHAAGQSHQPRPHCASTGLPGASAIRVPPLWRDLVDAVPDVSLSQTRPRGLGLFRRSDPLDLRLHRTVIEIRDAILDLRAYIPQAVLDDVQAHLEHESSPRRYRTQCDRMLVTYSAICQGRRCTPVARRSGRPTPRGC